The following coding sequences are from one Salvia hispanica cultivar TCC Black 2014 chromosome 3, UniMelb_Shisp_WGS_1.0, whole genome shotgun sequence window:
- the LOC125210023 gene encoding transcription factor BEE 1-like, translating into MSFSNQETPISYDDLILRSIGPNKPVFDPMVPYFFAPGLECNHNTPSSPDVGFLAQNNGGKKRKRVDEKCKEVVHVRAKRGQATDSHSLAERSRREKINEKFRCLQDLVPGCYKMMGMAVMLDEIINYINSLHNQIDFLSMKLSEASLLYDFNSPSQAQQN; encoded by the exons ATGTCCTTTTCCAATCAAGAAACTCCAATCTCCTACGACGATCTAATCTTAAGATCAATTGGGCCTAACAAGCCGGTGTTCGACCCCATGGTTCCCTATTTCTTTGCACCGGGCCTTGAATGCAACCACAACACTCCTTCCTCTCCCGATGTCGGTTTTCTTGCTCAG AATAATGGTgggaagaagagaaagagagtggaTGAGAAGTGTAAAGAAGTTGTTCATGTTAGAGCAAAGAGAGGTCAAGCAACTGACAGCCATAGTTTGGCTGAAAGG tcaagaagagagaaaataaatgagaaattcAGATGCTTGCAAGATCTGGTCCCAGGGTGCTACAAG ATGATGGGAATGGCTGTGATGTTGGATGagataattaactatataaattCGTTGCACAATCAGATTGAT TTTCTCTCCATGAAGCTTTCTGAAGCAAGTTTGTTGTATGACTTCAACTCACCATCTCAAGCACAACAA aattaa
- the LOC125210024 gene encoding probable pectinesterase/pectinesterase inhibitor 6, with translation MTNHIFLLPLLLIPAYFGTTVSAFYAPASAPIDTKAHELFDSSLRETLAHAQIAHELISTMDPSSFHDQARTAWDDCKDLYQDSIDRLNQSIASENNRNDVQTWLSASLANEQTCQDGFLDFGLPPLSSISPSFNLANANFTKSIYNALVISKAISSPSPLAKGGKISDRKLIQFSGELKKSADIVVAQDGSGTYETIKEGLAAARAAGTRRVVVHVKKGIYNENVVVDKNLKNLRMIGDGIDETIITGSNSVRNGSSTFGSATFSVRGDGFIAQGITFENTAGPANDQAVALLSTADNSVFYNCSFQGYQDTLYVHSNRQFYRDCDIYGTVDFIFGHAVTVIQNCNIYLRQALPNQKNTITAQGRKSASANSGIVIHNSRITAAPGEAPAENYLGRPWKKYSRTVFIKCEIDDLIAPAGWLPWKGNYALKTLYYGEYKNSGKGADTSGRVNWPGFHVIDSEDEAAEFSVGHFLAGDSWIPATGVPFNSNI, from the exons ATGAccaatcatatttttcttttgcctCTCTTATTAATCCCAGCATACTTCGGGACCACGGTTTCCGCATTTTACGCTCCAGCTAGTGCTCCAATTGATACTAAAGCACACGAACTATTCGATTCAAGCCTCAGGGAAACCCTAGCCCATGCTCAAATCGCCCACGAACTCATTTCCACCATGGACCCAAGTTCGTTCCACGATCAAGCCAGAACGGCCTGGGACGACTGCAAAGATCTTTACCAAGACTCGATAGATCGGCTCAATCAATCCATCGCCTCTGAAAACAACCGAAACGATGTGCAAACATGGTTGAGTGCCTCACTAGCCAATGAACAAACATGCCAAGATGGATTTCTTGATTTTGGCTTGCCTCCTCTCTCCTCAATATCCCCATCTTTCAACCTAGCTAATGCTAACTTCACCAAGTCGATTTACAATGCACTAGTCATTAGTAAGGCCATTTCCTCACCAAGTCCCTTAGCTAAGGGCGGCAAGATAAGCGACCGGAAATTAATCCAATTTTCCGGTGAGCTAAAAAAATCCGCGGATATAGTGGTGGCGCAAGATGGCTCTGGTACCTATGAAACTATCAAAGAAGGCTTAGCTGCGGCGCGCGCCGCCGGAACCAGGAGAGTTGTTGTGCATGTCAAGAAGGGGATTTACAATGAAAATGTGGTGGTGGAcaagaatttgaagaatttaagGATGATTGGAGATGGAATCGACGAAACTATTATTACCGGGAGCAACAGTGTCCGAAACGGCTCCTCAACGTTCGGTTCCGCAACTTTTA GTGTCCGTGGCGACGGCTTCATCGCCCAGGGCATAACATTCGAGAACACGGCCGGGCCCGCGAATGATCAAGCAGTGGCACTCCTTTCCACAGCGGACAACTCAGTTTTCTACAATTGCAGCTTCCAAGGCTACCAAGACACCCTCTACGTCCACTCCAACCGCCAGTTCTATCGCGACTGTGACATATATGGGACCGTCGACTTCATCTTTGGCCACGCTGTCACCGTCATCCAAAATTGCAATATCTACTTGAGGCAAGCTTTGCCCAACCAGAAAAACACCATCACCGCACAAGGCCGGAAAAGCGCCTCCGCCAACTCCGGCATTGTGATCCACAACTCACGGATTACGGCGGCGCCAGGTGAAGCTCCGGCGGAGAATTATCTAGGGCGGCCGTGGAAAAAGTATTCGAGGACGGTGTTCATCAAGTGTGAAATCGATGATTTGATTGCGCCGGCGGGCTGGCTGCCGTGGAAAGGGAATTACGCTTTGAAGACTTTGTATTACGGTGAGTACAAGAACTCCGGCAAAGGTGCAGACACTAGTGGGAGGGTTAATTGGCCGGGATTCCACGTCATTGATAGTGAAGATGAGGCAGCAGAGTTCTCGGTGGGGCACTTTTTGGCCGGAGATTCCTGGATTCCGGCCACCGGCGTGCCatttaattctaatatctAA